TCGGTCACTGCCAGGACTTGCAGCCCCGCCTGCGCCGCCGCCAGAACCAGCTCCGACGGCCTGAGCATGCCGTCGGAAGCAGTGGTATGCGTATGCAGATCGGCCCGCCTCGTCATCTAGGCTCGACGATGAGCTTCACGGCGGTTCGCTCCTGCCCGTCTATGTCCACTTCGGCGAACGCCGGTATGCATATCACGTCCAGCCCGTCGAGAGCAAGATAGCCCCTGGCAATAGCCACCGCCTTGACCGCCTGGTTGACCGCCCCGGCCCCGATTGCCTGTACCTCGGCCCGCTTTTGTTCCCTGATTACACCCGCGATCGCCCCTGCCACTGACGTTGATCTAGACCGGGCGGATACCTTGATGACGTCCATTGCGCCAGCCTCCCATGCCGTCACACAGCTTTGACGCGACACCTCGACGAGCTTCGATGAAGCGAACTGGCTCTGCCCGCTGGCCGTTGCCAGGCCCGACTGCCGGTCATCGCCCGCAATAACGATTTGGTCAAGAATAGCGGCAGACTGTCTATCTGACAACAGCGACAGAGGGCATAATCGGTCCGCCAGCGTAGGAGCACGCCCCGAAGACGCCCAATACTCGCCTCGGCAAGCCTGGCGAGCCAACGCGAGCCTTGTCGGTCGCCCAGGAGCGTGCTCTGCGCCAAGCCAATGGGCCAGCTTGGCCTCCTGCGGGGCCCGGGACTCAACAGCCCCCGAGGGGTCAGCGCGCTCAGGCGCGAGAGGGCCCCAGCGCCCAAGGTTGTCGCCTAAGTACCGCCGCGTCCGACTGCTGCGCGAGCGCATTTGCCCTCCGACACTGATCAGCTTTCTCTCGGCCGATTCCCGCGCCCTGCGCGAGCGTGCTATACTGGGAAGATAGACCCTTTCCCGTTAGCGAAGAGGTGCAGCACCTTGATGCAGAGAGCAGAGTTCAACCTCGTTGCCCCCTACCAGCCTACGGGCGACCAGCCACAGGCGGTGGACAAGCTCCTCCATGGGCTCGAGGCCGGCTATCGCGACCAGACGCTTCTGGGCGTCACCGGAAGCGGCAAGACTTTCACCATGGCCAGCGTCATTGCCCGTTGGGGACGGCCGACCCTGGT
The nucleotide sequence above comes from Anaerolineae bacterium. Encoded proteins:
- a CDS encoding stage V sporulation protein S, which codes for MDVIKVSARSRSTSVAGAIAGVIREQKRAEVQAIGAGAVNQAVKAVAIARGYLALDGLDVICIPAFAEVDIDGQERTAVKLIVEPR